From one Phocoena sinus isolate mPhoSin1 chromosome 6, mPhoSin1.pri, whole genome shotgun sequence genomic stretch:
- the LOC116755062 gene encoding LOW QUALITY PROTEIN: peptidyl-prolyl cis-trans isomerase FKBP4-like (The sequence of the model RefSeq protein was modified relative to this genomic sequence to represent the inferred CDS: inserted 1 base in 1 codon; substituted 2 bases at 2 genomic stop codons), whose amino-acid sequence MELRLDRDCGRKKRNLENICMKNELDMMMEEKKYVFDTAVHREYSAGQAKMQTTLPGNVQSQEKLRLEDERTGHGVLGAPSKRQTHKASWIYTEMHDRVFTNVSVSSGETGWGRGGGVEGWPGIPRVPGPGQGQAEGGRNERETTFRRNELQIPNRLPPLESSPHPASLAAGRLLLASSPRPLRGGGTNHSPGRLRPASCVRCPGNGAKTASGTKASESGAQSAPLSLEGVDISPKQDEGVLQVFKREGTGTGMPMIGDRVSVHYTGWLFDGSKFDSSLDRKDRLSFDLGKGEVIKAWDIAVATMKEGEVCHIPXKPEYAYGSAGSPPEIPPKATLVFQVEWRHRGGCTGRYSKDQIFYRREVDEAECVDLPCGVEKVIQRKEKGEHPIVYLKPSYAFGSVGKEKFQIPPNAELKYEVXLKSLGKAKESQEMSSEKLEQSTTVKEQDTVDFQEGKYKQALLRYEIVSWLEFESAFSNEDAQKTQALRLASHLNLAXLKLQAFSAAAENCNKALEPDSNHEKGLFRQGEAQQAVNDFDLARADFQKVLQLYPNHRAAKAQQRIRKELEWEKKLYDNIFERLAGEESKAKATVAAGDQPADTEVKDGQKNHVAGGQPQVEAEVWPCPARLPAACPASPYPTPPCWFCKN is encoded by the exons AGGAGAAGCTGAGACTTGAAGATGAGAGAACCGGGCATGGAGTTTTGGGGGCCCCCAGCAAGAGGCAGACCCACAAAGCTTCATGGATATACACAGAGATGCATGACAGGGTATTCACCAATGTCAGTGTTAGCTCAGG GGAGACGGGCTGGGGACGCGGTGGCGGGGTCGAGGGCTGGCCCGGGATTCCCAGGGTCCCAGGACCGGGGCAGGGCCAGGCGGAAGGCGGGAGGAACGAACGAGAAACCACCTTTCGCAGAAATGAACTCCAAATCCCAAACCGGCTGCCGCCTCTAGAAAGTTCTCCCCACCCCGCGTCCCTTGCCGCAGGCCGGCTCCTCCTAGcctcttccccccgccccctccgcgGCGGTGGGACCAATCACTCCCCGGGCCGCCTAAGACCCGCCTCCTGCGTCCGCTGCCCGGGAAACGGCGCAAAGACCGCCTCGGGCACGAAGGCTTCTGAGAGTGGGGCTCAGTCGGCGCCGCTGTCCCTTGAGGGGGTGGACATCAGCCCCAAGCAGGATGAGGGCGTGCTTCAGGTCTTCAAGCGAGAGGGCACAGGCACAGGGATGCCCATGATCGGGGACCGAGTCTCTGTCCACTACACGGGCTGGCTGTTTGATGGCAGCAAGTTCGACTCCAGCCTGGACCGCAAGGACAGATTATCCTTCGACCTGGGGAAAGGGGAAGTCATCAAGGCTTGGGATATTGCTGTAGCGACCATGAAGGAGGGGGAAGTGTGCCACATCCCCTGAAAGCCAGAATACGCCTACGGTTCGGCGGGCAGCCCTCCCGAGATCCCTCCCAAGGCCACGCTTGTGTTCCAGGTGGAGTGGCGCCATCGGGGAGGTTGCACTGGAAGGTACTCCAAAGACCAGATCTTTTACCGCCGGGAGGTCGACGAGGCCGAGTGTGTGGATCTGCCTTGTGGGGTGGAGAAAGTCATTCAGCGCAAGGAAAAAGGAGAACATCCCATTGTGTATCTCAAGCCCAGCTATGCTTTTGGCAGTGTTGGGAAGGAAAAGTTCCAGATCCCCCCAAATGCTGAGCTGAAGTATGAAGTATAACTCAAGAGTTTGGGGAAGGCCAAGGAGTCCCAGGAGATGAGTTCAGAGAAGCTGGAGCAGAGCACCACAGTGAAGGAGCAGGACACCGTGGACTTCCAGGAAGGCAAGTACAAACAAGCTCTGCTGCGGTACGAGATCGTGTCCTGGCTGGAATTTGAGTCGGCTTTCTCTAATGAGGACGCACAGAAGACACAGGCCCTTCGGCTGGCCTCACACCTCAACCTGG ATCTGAAGCTGCAAGCCTTCTCTGCTGCCGCTGAAAATTGTAACAAGGCCCTGGAACCGGACAGCAACCATGAGAAGGGCCTCTTCCGCCAGGGAGAGGCCCAGCAGGCGGTGAACGACTTCGACTTGGCACGGGCTGACTTCCAGAAGGTCCTGCAGCTCTACCCCAACCACAGAGCTGCCAAGGCCCAGCAGCGGATCCGCAAGGAGCTCGAATGGGAGAAGAAGCTCTATGACAACATATTTGAGAGGCTAGCTGGGGAGGAGAGCAAGGCCAAGGCCACGGTCGCTGCAGGAGACCAGCCCGCTGACACGGAGGTGAAGGACGGGCAGAAGAACCATGTGGCAGGGGGCCAGCCTCAGGTGGAGGCAGAAGTGTGGCCTTGCCCAGCCCGGCTCCCGGCTGCCTGCCCCGCTTCTCCCTACCCTACTCCACCCTGTTGGTTCTGTAAAAACTGA